Part of the Tolypothrix sp. PCC 7910 genome, CTAGAAATTTTAATGAGATTAAATTTTCGTCTCCGCTTTTGATAGGCTCTCAAATTTATGGATTGAGGCTTATATTGCTATAGCAAGGGATTAATTACTCAAGGAAAATAGGCAAGGAAATATTAGGGGTACAATATATTGTGCCCCTACCTGTGTAGTTTATTTAATTACCGCATACTGTATCTTAATGAGTAGAAATAACAAATAACAGAAAAACAATATTTCTTGTTAATTCTACTTACGTACTTATCAATCCAAAATCCAAAATATAAAATTGAGTGGCTTCATTTTCCTGTCCAAATAGCTAGGCGGTGGGAATCTGACAAAAGAAATTCCTGATTCACATCGTTAATATCTACATCAGACTCAACAGCAGAATATAAATGGTGTGCTGTTCCTTGGCTTGTCGCTTCTGAGCCTAAGCAGTCTCCTTGAGTCCACACAGCCAAGCGATCGCCATCGAGAACCCACCAACGAGGAACTTTGATGCGATCGCGTCCTGGATCCACAGCAAAACTAGGTGTACGATAGATAATTTCATAGCCACCACGTCCATTAGGACGTAATACCGCCAAGACTGCTTGACCAGAAGCGACCCATTCAGCCTCAATTGTGCGGATTTCTCCAAATTTTAATGGATTGTCTAAGTCTATGTGCAATCTGCCGCCTTTAACAGGTACAAGTTGTGCTGTTAAGTGATTTCCTCCTACAGCCTCAGGTGGTGGCGCTACTAAACCTAAATCCGCCATTTTACCTGCCATAAATGAGGCGATCGCAGCATGTCCCAAGTTATTGGGATGTAGCCCATCAGCAACATATTGAGGTAGCTCTAATGGGGAAATAGCTTCATTTCCTGCATCAATCAACATTGCTCCCACCTCACGCACTCGTGCTTGTAATGCCAAATCATAAGGAGCGCGAATTTTCTGTGTCGCTACACTAGGCTGAGGCGTAGACACAATTAATCGGTCTGGTGGCAAATTTGATTTGAGAGTGGTCAGTAAAGTTTTGACATCTGTGTAGAATGTCCCTGCCTGATCTTGGCTAGCTGAACCTAAAGGAACTTGACGATAAATATCATTAGTTCCATACATCATCACCACTAAATCCGGCTTGTAACGTAAAACATCCTGACGCGATCGCTCAACACCTGGTGGAATGCGCCAAGCAGAATCTGCTTTTTTACTAGATTTAGTAATCGTAGAACCGGACAAACCTTGGTTAATTTCTTGCCAACCAAGATATCGAGAAAGCAGCGTAGTCCAACGGCGATCGCCTCGAGTACTACCTACACCTACAGTAGTACTCGAACCAAAAAATACCACTTTCGGGGATGGTTTTAATAGCTGTTGTACAGTGCTAGCGATCGCAGCAGATAAGTTTTGTGGTTGTTTTACCACGCTCAATGTTTGGCAATCTTTACCTAACAAAGAACAGTGAATCTCCGTTGCAGTTGATAATTTGGTTCCTGTTACTAAAAAGCAAATGACTGTAGTAGCTATTAGCAACAGCGTAAAAACCTTTTTAATTTTTCTCATCTGTTAATTTGATATTTCAATCAAGGTCATACCAGTTTGAACAGTAATTGCGATAGATAGATTCATACAAGCTAGACCCAGAAAGAAATTCGCAATATAAATTCAAAAATAGAATTAGTATTCTGCCAGTCCCTTGGCTCCCGTCAAGTTGGTTTCTGTGAGTTCAGCATCAGTTAAATCAGTTTCTAGCAAACTGGCTGCACGGAGATTAGCTTTAGTTAAGTTTGCTTGAGTAAGGTTAGCTCCAGTTAGATTAGCATCACACAAATTAGCTTCAGTTAAATTAGCCCGATTTAAAATTGCTCCAGCTAAATTAGCTCCCCGTAAATTTGCCCAACTTAAATCTGCTTCCCTAAGATTTGTCGCTAATAGAAGTGCTGAACCACTAATATTTG contains:
- a CDS encoding SGNH/GDSL hydrolase family protein, whose product is MRKIKKVFTLLLIATTVICFLVTGTKLSTATEIHCSLLGKDCQTLSVVKQPQNLSAAIASTVQQLLKPSPKVVFFGSSTTVGVGSTRGDRRWTTLLSRYLGWQEINQGLSGSTITKSSKKADSAWRIPPGVERSRQDVLRYKPDLVVMMYGTNDIYRQVPLGSASQDQAGTFYTDVKTLLTTLKSNLPPDRLIVSTPQPSVATQKIRAPYDLALQARVREVGAMLIDAGNEAISPLELPQYVADGLHPNNLGHAAIASFMAGKMADLGLVAPPPEAVGGNHLTAQLVPVKGGRLHIDLDNPLKFGEIRTIEAEWVASGQAVLAVLRPNGRGGYEIIYRTPSFAVDPGRDRIKVPRWWVLDGDRLAVWTQGDCLGSEATSQGTAHHLYSAVESDVDINDVNQEFLLSDSHRLAIWTGK